Within the Deltaproteobacteria bacterium genome, the region ACAGCAGTCTTTCTTGTTGGAGAAGGTCGGTGAGTGCATCTCGGGTACTCGGGAACGCGAGATCCTCCCAGGGGATCTCGTGCGGTGCAAACGTACGTACCTCAAGCGTTTCATCCATCGCTTGCAAGTCTCCGCCGACGACCTTGGCCAAGTAGACAACCACGACAACAGGATACCCAGGATACGAATAGACATTAATGAGCTTAGTGACTTCAACTTTGAGATTGACTTCCTCCCACGTTTCCCGCGCGGCGGCATCTTCGACGCGTTCCCCGCGGTCTAAGAATCCACCCGGAAACACCCATTTGCCGTAGCTCGGCTCAATGCCGCGTTTCAGTAACACGATC harbors:
- a CDS encoding NUDIX hydrolase — translated: MAHDHHHKHGHHSPTQALQAEEHHPRPHFQYCPKCGGSLGRQRLKTHEPERLVCASCTFIFYDDPKVAACTVPIVDGKIVLLKRGIEPSYGKWVFPGGFLDRGERVEDAAARETWEEVNLKVEVTKLINVYSYPGYPVVVVVYLAKVVGGDLQAMDETLEVRTFAPHEIPWEDLAFPSTRDALTDLLQQERLL